The window GTCCTTTACTCGTTCAAAAAATGAGAGTGGAAAAGTTAGTGTGGGACTGTTTAATATGAGGAGGTATGAGCGGATTAGTCGCTCAAACCGAAGAGTTCTTTATAACCAGGGTTTTGCGTTAGCTGCTTATTGAGCGCACGCTGGCTGGTAGGAACCATGCTCAAGTAATAGGTGTCTAACCATCCGCCATGTGCAAGTGGACTCTCATAGGTGTAAATCCAACCGCTTCCAGCAGTGTTGTTCTCGGCAGAAGCCTTACCACTTCTCATGATTTCTTCATAGTCTACAAACTGACCTGAGTAGGCATTAGCCTTTGGTGCATAGATGTTATCGGTAGCTGTTGTCCACAAGCCACAAGGCTGACGGTTGACATAATAGGCAGCCTTTGCCCAACGACGGATATCATAGAAGGCAAAGCCCTCACCGAACAACTCAATCTGACGCTCACGGCGAATCTCCCACAACACTGGGTTTACGTTGTAGTTGCCGAACTTTCCGCCCTTACCTGTCCACCAAGGAGCATTACCCTTGTCACGATTAGGATCGAAACTGTCGTTGATGTCAGCCACTGTCATGTGTGCAACACCAGCACGATCGCGCAGTTTGTTGATAGTCTTATCAGCCACAGCTTGGTCGAACTGCTGCAACTCCCATGCAGCCTCAGCATAGTTTAAGAGCACCTCTTCAATCTTAAAGATTGGTTTGTCAGCTGTACAGAAAGCCGATGAACCGGTTGAGAACTCCCACATATCATAGTTCTTCCAGAAGTAGTAACCCGTACGACAACGCATATATGGCACACGAGAGTCGGTTGTGAGGTTAGGACTCACCGGTGTAAGCGCAGCACCCCAGTTCTGTCCGGGACATCTCTTCATACCCTCACCGCCATAAGAACCACCACGCAAACACTTCTCGTTAGCACCCATATAGTCGATGTAATAACGATACTTGGCAGCCTCATCAGCTGTAACGACGTGTCCTTGGTTGTTATCACCCGCCTTCAAGAACTTCCAACTCTTAAAGGTGTTGACGTTATCAACAGCGCCTTTGTGAGGAGCTACAACGTAAGGAGGTTGGATATTCTGATAAAGACGAGGGTCGCGATCAGCGAAGGTACCCCACATGTCTTTGCCCTTACCACCCTGATAGCCAGAGGTTGTATTACCGATTGGCAAACCATTCTTCATCAAGAACATATCAACCGTGTACTGAGGAACGTCAGCACCATTGGCAGCAATATGCTCGAAGTCGTTATAACGATTCATCAACACATTGTTAACAAACTCCTTATAGAAGATAACTCCCGGCTTACCCTTTAGGCTCTCTGTGGTCCACATCTCGCCATATCCAGTAGCAGGTTGGTTTTGTTTGTCCTCGCCTTTATACAAAGTAGGATAAGCATCCATCAGTTCCTGCGAAACTGTTAGACACTTCCGTAGATAGGTTTCATAAGGCTCGTTGAGTCCATGATACTTTGCCCATGTACCTTCGCGGAGCAAGAAACGAGACAAAGCAGCCTTCACGACGTTTGCTGTCACTGTATTATCGCCATCGTTAAAGTTACCAATATTAGCCGCAGCATACTCCAAACGCGCCACGATACTATCTGCTACTTCTGCACGAGGAGTACGTGGTCCGTAGCTTTCTGGCGAACTCTCGTCAAGCACTTTGTTCACCCAAGGCACATCACCAAAGCGGTCGATGAGTTCCATATACCAGTAAGCTGAGAAGAAATAAGCCACCGAACGCCAGTGAGCAGCTTGTGCCTCTGTGAGCGCACCATCATTAAGATGACTCAACATAATGTTCACTCGACGGATATAAGAGAAGTCCCATCCTCCTCCATCGGCTGTTGCCGTAATGGTTTGATAGGCGTATGGGTTGCGAGCATTATCACGATGAGTCACCAATCCGCCATACCAATCACCATAGAACTGCGCATTCATATAGCTATTGTTAATACTGGTATGAATCGTAGTGTTCGTGAACATCTCATAACAAGGGTTCATAAACGCCTTGAAGTTATCGTATTCCTTAAACGCATTCTCCTCAGTGAGGTCGGTCAAAGGATATTTCTCAAGGAAATTATCATTGCATGCCGTTAGCGTTGTTGCTGCAACACAGATGGCTGTTAATATCTTTTTCATAAGTACTTACTATGATTAGAATGTGATACTTGCACCCAAAGAGATAGTGCGGTAATAAGGGTAGCCCCATGAAATGCCGTTGCTGAGGGCGTTAGCAGATGAAGAAGGTGCTGTACCTTCAGGGTCATAGCCCTTTGGAAGACTGCTAAATGTAGCGAGATTCTCGATACTTAGATAGAACTTAGCATCCTGTATGAAAGCTCTCTTCACCCACTCCTTAGGAAGTGTATATGCAAGTGTGATGTTCTTTATACGCATATAGGCTGCATTCTGCAGATACTTGTCGCTCACACGAGTGTTAGAACCCACGTTGTTTCCTTGGTCATAAATACGGAAGAGCTTACTATCTGGATTCACAGGTACCATATAGTCGCTGCTTGTAGGGTCGTAGCTCTTAGCTCTCCAATAGTCGGTTTGATTCGCATAGAGTGCTTGGAACACAGCATCTCCTGCTCCTGCACCACCGAATGGGAACAGAGCTGGACCGCCAAGCCAGTAATCTCGCTTGCCTACACCCTGTAAAAGCACTTCCAAACTCCAACCTTTATAAGCCGCACCAAAGCTTATACCGTACTGATAACGTGCTGCATCATTACCGATAATCTTGCGATCACCAGGGTTGTCAACAGTGTTATCGCCTGAATTAATTACACCATCGGCACGCAAGTCTTTAAACTTCACGTCGCCCGGCTGTGGATTATAGCCATTGATTTTTACTACACCTTCTTTCAAAGTCCAAGTTTTATGCTTCGCATCATCAGCATTAAAGTCGTTGATGGTGTAGTATCCATCCGTCTCATAACCCCATATCTCACCAATCTTTCTACCTACATAATAGTCAGAAAGCAGGCGTGACTCATTGTTGAACTTGGTGATTTCAGCCTGACTATCATAGATGTTAAAGCCTACATGATAGCTAAAGTCGCCAATCTTATCGCGCCATGTCACGTTAAGTTCCCATCCTCTGTTTTTCATGTCAGCCACGTTCTGCAGCGGAGCGGCTGTACCTACAACCTTAGGAATCTCTATACCAGCTGCCAACATACCTGTTGTACGACGGTCGAACCAGTCGAATGTAGCTGTAAGACGATTCTTAAAGGCATAGAGATCGAAGCCAATATTAAGCGTAGTCACCTTCTCCCAAGTGAAGTTGCGGCTTACCAAGCCCGGAGAAGTGATGTAAGTTGTCTTTCCTTCGCCATCCAAGATATAAGTACCATTGCTATGCAGACTCATTACAGGTGAGAACTGATAAGGGCTGATACGCTGATTACCCACAGAACCGTAGGATGCACGCACCTTAAAGTCGTCCAACCAACTGCGTGACCAGTTCATAAATGACTCTTGACCTAAACGCCATCCCACACTCACTGATGGGAAGAAACCGAAGCGATGGCTCTTAGGGAACTTAGAAGAACCGTCATAACGACCGTTTAACTCAAGTAAATAGCGGTCCATGAAAGAATAGTTCAGACGTGCAAAGCCACTGCGAATAGAGTACTCAGAATACTTATCATCAATGGTCTTCTCGCCTGTACCACCTGCAAACGATGGTACGGTAGGAACAGCCTGAGCAAGTACATTACC of the Prevotella melaninogenica genome contains:
- a CDS encoding RagB/SusD family nutrient uptake outer membrane protein encodes the protein MKKILTAICVAATTLTACNDNFLEKYPLTDLTEENAFKEYDNFKAFMNPCYEMFTNTTIHTSINNSYMNAQFYGDWYGGLVTHRDNARNPYAYQTITATADGGGWDFSYIRRVNIMLSHLNDGALTEAQAAHWRSVAYFFSAYWYMELIDRFGDVPWVNKVLDESSPESYGPRTPRAEVADSIVARLEYAAANIGNFNDGDNTVTANVVKAALSRFLLREGTWAKYHGLNEPYETYLRKCLTVSQELMDAYPTLYKGEDKQNQPATGYGEMWTTESLKGKPGVIFYKEFVNNVLMNRYNDFEHIAANGADVPQYTVDMFLMKNGLPIGNTTSGYQGGKGKDMWGTFADRDPRLYQNIQPPYVVAPHKGAVDNVNTFKSWKFLKAGDNNQGHVVTADEAAKYRYYIDYMGANEKCLRGGSYGGEGMKRCPGQNWGAALTPVSPNLTTDSRVPYMRCRTGYYFWKNYDMWEFSTGSSAFCTADKPIFKIEEVLLNYAEAAWELQQFDQAVADKTINKLRDRAGVAHMTVADINDSFDPNRDKGNAPWWTGKGGKFGNYNVNPVLWEIRRERQIELFGEGFAFYDIRRWAKAAYYVNRQPCGLWTTATDNIYAPKANAYSGQFVDYEEIMRSGKASAENNTAGSGWIYTYESPLAHGGWLDTYYLSMVPTSQRALNKQLTQNPGYKELFGLSD